One window of Candidatus Bipolaricaulota bacterium genomic DNA carries:
- the uvrB gene encoding excinuclease ABC subunit UvrB, with product MPRVGEKAGFQISERLKPRGDQPKAIAELTEGVLAGLKFQTLLGATGTGKTFTIAHVIQNVQRPTLVIAHNKTLTAQLANEFRELFPHNAVHYFVSYYDYYQPEAYIPQTDTYIEKDASINDEIDRLRHAATSALFERRDVIIVASVSCIYGLGSPDTYRDMSIELVRGAEMDRDEVMRHLIALQYTRNDIAFDRGTFRARGDTLEIIPAYEERIVRVEFFGDEIDRITILDPITGHPIREVDSVRIYPASHFITPADRTRRAIESIEEELEQRLKELRAQGKLLEAQRLEQRTRYDIEMMQEMGYCSGIENYSRHLDGRAPGEPPAVLLDYFPEDYLMVIDESHQTIPQIRGMYHGDRSRKETLIEYGFRLPSALDNRPLTFAEFEQRLNQVIFTSATPGPYELRHSEKIVEQIIRPTGLVDPEVEVHPVQGQVDHLVGEIRKVVARGERVLVTTLTKRMAEDLTEYLVELGIKARYLHSEIDTLDRVEILRDLRLGKFDVLVGINLLREGLDLPEVSLVGILDADKEGFLRSGTSLIQTIGRAARNVRGKVILYADVMTDSIKHAVDETNRRRAIQIAYNEKHGITPQTIERDITDILSVIRAPQEEYTPAAVKVDGLTREEILATIKKLDREMHQAADRLEFELAARLRDEIKALKKKL from the coding sequence ATGCCAAGAGTAGGAGAAAAAGCGGGATTTCAAATCTCAGAGAGATTAAAACCGCGCGGGGATCAGCCGAAGGCGATCGCGGAACTGACCGAGGGGGTGCTGGCCGGGCTCAAGTTCCAGACCCTGCTCGGAGCCACTGGTACTGGGAAAACTTTCACCATCGCTCATGTGATCCAGAACGTGCAGCGTCCGACTTTGGTGATCGCCCACAACAAGACCCTGACCGCGCAGCTGGCGAACGAGTTCCGCGAGCTGTTCCCTCACAACGCGGTACACTACTTCGTCTCCTACTACGATTACTACCAGCCGGAGGCGTACATCCCGCAGACCGACACCTACATCGAGAAGGACGCGTCGATCAACGACGAGATTGATCGCCTGCGCCACGCCGCTACATCGGCCCTGTTCGAGCGGCGGGACGTGATCATCGTCGCCTCGGTCTCCTGCATCTACGGCCTCGGCTCTCCGGACACATACCGCGATATGTCGATCGAGCTTGTCCGCGGGGCGGAGATGGACCGCGACGAGGTGATGCGCCACCTGATCGCGCTTCAGTACACGCGCAACGACATCGCGTTCGACCGCGGGACGTTCCGCGCCCGCGGCGACACCCTGGAGATCATCCCCGCCTACGAGGAGCGGATCGTGCGGGTCGAGTTCTTCGGGGACGAGATCGACCGGATCACGATCCTCGATCCGATCACCGGGCACCCGATCCGCGAGGTTGACTCGGTCCGGATCTACCCAGCATCGCACTTCATCACCCCGGCGGATCGCACCCGCCGTGCGATCGAGTCGATCGAGGAGGAACTGGAACAGAGATTGAAGGAGCTGCGCGCGCAGGGGAAGCTCCTCGAGGCGCAGCGCCTGGAGCAGCGCACCCGTTACGACATCGAGATGATGCAAGAAATGGGCTATTGCTCCGGGATCGAGAACTACTCCCGCCACCTCGACGGCCGCGCCCCGGGCGAGCCGCCGGCGGTCCTGCTCGACTACTTCCCCGAGGACTACCTGATGGTGATCGACGAATCGCACCAGACGATCCCCCAGATCCGCGGGATGTACCACGGTGACCGCTCGCGGAAGGAGACCCTGATCGAGTATGGGTTCCGGCTCCCATCCGCCCTGGATAACCGCCCGCTCACGTTCGCCGAGTTCGAACAGAGGTTGAACCAGGTGATCTTCACCTCGGCGACCCCGGGGCCGTACGAGCTGCGCCACTCGGAGAAGATCGTGGAGCAGATCATCCGCCCGACCGGGCTCGTCGATCCCGAGGTGGAGGTCCATCCGGTGCAGGGCCAGGTCGACCATCTGGTGGGGGAGATCAGGAAGGTCGTTGCCCGCGGGGAGCGGGTCCTGGTCACCACCCTCACCAAGCGGATGGCCGAGGACCTGACCGAGTACCTGGTCGAGCTCGGGATCAAGGCGCGCTACCTGCACTCGGAGATCGACACCCTCGATCGGGTGGAGATCCTGCGCGATCTGCGGCTGGGGAAGTTCGACGTGCTCGTCGGGATTAACCTGCTGCGCGAGGGGCTCGATCTTCCCGAGGTATCGCTCGTCGGGATCCTGGACGCGGACAAGGAGGGGTTCCTCCGCTCGGGGACGTCCCTCATCCAGACGATCGGCCGCGCGGCGCGGAACGTGCGCGGGAAGGTGATCCTGTACGCCGACGTGATGACCGATTCGATCAAGCACGCGGTCGACGAGACGAACCGCCGCCGCGCGATCCAGATCGCGTACAATGAGAAGCACGGGATCACCCCGCAGACGATCGAGCGCGATATCACCGACATCCTGTCGGTGATCCGCGCCCCGCAGGAGGAGTACACGCCGGCGGCGGTGAAGGTAGACGGACTCACGCGCGAGGAGATCCTGGCGACGATCAAGAAACTGGACAGAGAGATGCATCAAGCCGCGGACCGGCTCGAGTTCGAGCTTGCGGCCCGTCTGCGCGACGAGATCAAGGCGTTGAAGAAGAAGCTATGA
- a CDS encoding GNAT family N-acetyltransferase produces the protein MTQSKITIREARKEDFAVIQEIALDSMPHRVSVSPIREEEKAEENMRKFYANLVSNGLAMFPPEFEAAAFVAIDKDERPIGYVLVATSAKDDLTGERQAYILDIVVRPDRRGQGIGTKLMEKAHEYAREKGLRYIGLTVASGNESALNLYRKLGYIEEWKRMARRL, from the coding sequence ATGACCCAATCTAAGATTACGATCAGGGAGGCAAGGAAAGAGGACTTCGCTGTTATCCAGGAGATTGCGCTGGATTCGATGCCGCATCGCGTGAGCGTCTCGCCGATCCGGGAGGAGGAAAAAGCGGAAGAGAACATGCGCAAGTTCTACGCAAATCTTGTCTCAAACGGGTTAGCTATGTTTCCCCCCGAGTTCGAGGCAGCGGCGTTCGTCGCCATTGACAAGGACGAAAGGCCGATCGGTTATGTGCTTGTTGCAACGAGCGCCAAAGACGATCTCACCGGCGAGCGGCAGGCCTACATCCTCGATATCGTGGTCAGACCCGACCGCCGCGGTCAGGGGATCGGGACGAAGCTCATGGAGAAGGCGCACGAGTACGCACGGGAAAAGGGGTTGCGCTATATCGGCCTGACCGTGGCCTCCGGCAATGAGAGCGCCCTTAATCTTTACCGCAAACTCGGCTACATCGAAGAGTGGAAGCGGATGGCAAGGAGGCTGTGA
- a CDS encoding ABC transporter ATP-binding protein, whose amino-acid sequence MEMSLQADGVVFSYREGVKVLDRVSASVDEGMVTFVLGANGSGKTTLLACLAGILHPESGEVTIDGLPLATLPPRARARSIGYVPQIHTPVFAYTVWEVVLMGRAPHLSLLSRPGRRDRELAAQAIRAVGLWRLRDRPYTKISGGEQRLCLVARGLVQGVRYLLLDEPDAHLDPAFQHLTMGVLQRLAHGDGLGIMTSTHAPNNALSYADRVVILGSGRLLSAGRPEETIVPPVLAEAYGTEFELIESDGRCAVLPVIETPRRSRTG is encoded by the coding sequence ATGGAGATGAGCCTGCAGGCGGATGGGGTCGTCTTTTCCTATCGGGAGGGGGTGAAGGTCCTCGACCGGGTGAGCGCTAGCGTGGATGAGGGGATGGTCACCTTTGTCCTCGGAGCGAACGGATCGGGGAAGACGACCCTCCTTGCCTGCCTCGCCGGCATCCTGCATCCAGAGTCGGGCGAGGTAACGATCGACGGGCTTCCGCTGGCCACGTTGCCGCCCCGCGCCCGCGCCCGGTCGATCGGCTACGTTCCCCAGATCCACACCCCGGTCTTCGCCTACACCGTGTGGGAGGTTGTCCTGATGGGGAGAGCGCCGCACCTTTCCCTCCTCTCCCGTCCCGGCCGGCGCGATCGAGAACTGGCGGCCCAGGCGATCCGCGCGGTCGGGCTGTGGAGACTGCGCGACCGTCCGTACACCAAGATAAGCGGAGGAGAACAGCGATTATGCCTGGTCGCCCGCGGACTCGTTCAGGGGGTACGCTATCTTTTGTTGGACGAGCCTGACGCCCACCTCGACCCCGCGTTTCAACACCTGACCATGGGAGTGCTGCAGCGGCTGGCGCATGGAGACGGCCTCGGGATCATGACGAGCACGCACGCTCCGAACAACGCTCTTTCCTACGCGGATCGCGTGGTCATCCTCGGATCAGGCCGCCTCCTCTCCGCCGGTCGGCCGGAGGAGACGATCGTCCCCCCGGTGCTGGCGGAGGCGTACGGGACGGAATTCGAGTTGATCGAGTCCGACGGCCGCTGCGCCGTCCTCCCGGTTATTGAAACTCCTCGTAGAAGTAGAACCGGGTGA
- the uvrA gene encoding excinuclease ABC subunit UvrA: protein MNVLRIKGAREHNLKNIDLEIPRDKLVVITGISGSGKSSLAFDTIYAEGRRRYVESLSAYARQFLGQMEKPDVDFIEGLSPAISIDQKTRSHNPRSTVGTVTEIYDYLRLLYARIGHPHCPKCGRPISQQSAQQIIDAVMELPQGTRVQILAPVVRGRKGEYKKTFEELQQEGFTRVRVDGVVRTLYEEIELAKQRKHTIEIVVDRVVVDQKKRSRIADSIETALKHGGGVVVILTDDGTEHMYSEHYACVHCGVSYEELSPRMFSFNNPYGACPECGGIGYRKIIDPELVIDPSKGLLNGGILPFAGRKSRWFEAQMSAIAELLRIDPFTPLGKIPKEKLDVILYGTGKESISFDYRSTSGHTRRVKRPFKGIVPTLERWYQETTSPEWREELEQFMATLPCPACHGARLKPEALAVTINGLNIHEVTTLSIRSALTFFENLELTPREEMIAAQILKEIKARLGFMVAVGLDYLTLDRQAGTLAGGEAQRIRLATQIGSQLTGVLYVLDEPSIGLHQRDNRRLLATLKGLRDLGNTVIVVEHDEETMRESDFIVDLGPGAGRHGGEVVVAGPPEEVAACDRSITGQYLSGKRRIPIPAKRRTGNGKYLRVIGAAAHNLKHINVDFPLGKFVCVTGVSGSGKSSLVEDVLYRGAAHRLHQTVRRPGPHEDILGIEHIDKVIEIDQSPIGRTPRSNPATYTKVFDDIRQLFARTPDARLRGYTAGRFSFNVKGGRCEACQGQGKEKIEMHFLPDIYVPCEVCKGTRYNRETLQIKYKGKSIADVLGMSVEEALTFFANIPRIRRKLQTLYDVGLSYITLGQPATELSGGEAQRVKLAKELSKRATGRTLYILDEPTTGLHAADVEKLLEVLHRLVDAGNTVVVIEHNLDVIKTADWIIDLGPEGGDGGGQVVAAGTPEEIALAPGSYTGRYLAEILRDRLPAGARGER, encoded by the coding sequence ATGAACGTACTGCGCATCAAGGGAGCACGCGAGCACAACCTGAAGAACATCGACCTCGAGATCCCGCGCGATAAATTGGTCGTGATCACCGGGATCTCCGGGTCGGGAAAGAGCTCGCTCGCGTTCGACACAATCTACGCCGAGGGACGGCGACGCTACGTCGAGTCGCTGTCCGCCTATGCGCGCCAGTTCCTCGGCCAGATGGAAAAACCGGATGTCGATTTCATCGAGGGGCTCTCCCCCGCGATCTCGATCGACCAGAAGACGCGAAGCCACAACCCGCGCTCGACCGTGGGGACGGTGACCGAGATCTACGACTATCTGCGGCTCCTGTACGCCCGGATCGGGCATCCCCACTGTCCGAAGTGCGGTCGGCCGATCTCACAGCAGTCGGCGCAGCAGATCATCGACGCGGTGATGGAGCTCCCCCAGGGGACCCGGGTCCAGATCCTCGCCCCGGTGGTGCGGGGACGCAAGGGGGAGTACAAGAAGACGTTCGAGGAGCTGCAGCAGGAGGGGTTCACCCGGGTGCGGGTCGATGGGGTGGTGCGGACCCTGTACGAGGAGATCGAGCTCGCCAAGCAGCGCAAGCACACGATCGAGATCGTGGTCGACCGGGTAGTGGTCGATCAGAAGAAACGGTCCCGGATCGCCGATTCGATCGAGACCGCGCTCAAGCACGGGGGTGGGGTGGTGGTGATCCTGACCGATGACGGGACCGAGCACATGTACAGCGAGCACTACGCATGCGTCCACTGCGGAGTGAGCTACGAGGAGCTCTCCCCGCGGATGTTCTCGTTCAACAACCCGTACGGAGCGTGCCCGGAGTGCGGCGGCATCGGCTACCGCAAGATCATCGACCCCGAGCTGGTGATCGATCCGAGCAAGGGCCTGTTGAACGGCGGGATCCTCCCGTTCGCTGGCAGGAAGTCGCGTTGGTTCGAGGCGCAGATGAGCGCCATCGCCGAGCTACTGAGGATCGACCCGTTCACTCCGCTCGGCAAGATCCCCAAGGAGAAGTTGGACGTGATCCTGTACGGAACCGGGAAAGAATCGATCAGCTTCGACTACCGCTCGACCTCCGGCCACACCCGCCGGGTGAAGCGGCCGTTCAAGGGGATTGTCCCCACCCTGGAGCGGTGGTACCAAGAGACGACATCGCCGGAGTGGCGGGAGGAGCTGGAGCAGTTCATGGCTACCCTCCCCTGCCCGGCCTGCCATGGGGCGCGGCTCAAGCCCGAGGCACTGGCGGTGACGATCAACGGGCTCAACATCCACGAGGTGACAACCCTGTCGATCAGAAGCGCACTCACCTTCTTCGAGAACCTCGAGCTCACGCCGCGCGAGGAGATGATCGCCGCTCAGATCCTGAAGGAGATCAAGGCGCGGCTCGGGTTCATGGTCGCGGTCGGGCTCGACTACCTCACCCTCGATCGCCAGGCAGGGACCCTTGCCGGGGGCGAGGCACAGCGGATCCGGCTCGCGACCCAGATCGGAAGCCAACTCACCGGGGTCCTGTACGTCCTTGACGAGCCATCAATCGGGCTGCACCAGCGGGACAACCGGCGGCTGCTGGCGACGTTGAAGGGGCTGCGCGACCTGGGAAATACGGTGATCGTGGTCGAACACGATGAGGAGACGATGCGGGAATCGGACTTCATCGTCGACCTCGGCCCGGGGGCGGGCAGGCACGGAGGAGAGGTGGTCGTCGCCGGCCCGCCGGAGGAGGTGGCGGCGTGCGACCGCTCGATCACCGGACAGTACCTGTCCGGGAAGCGGCGAATCCCGATCCCGGCGAAGCGCAGGACCGGAAACGGGAAGTACCTGCGCGTCATCGGGGCGGCGGCGCACAACCTGAAGCACATCAACGTCGATTTCCCGCTCGGGAAGTTCGTCTGCGTCACCGGGGTCTCCGGCTCGGGGAAGAGCTCGCTCGTCGAGGACGTCCTCTACCGCGGGGCGGCCCACCGCCTGCACCAGACCGTGCGGCGGCCCGGTCCGCACGAGGACATCCTCGGGATCGAGCACATCGACAAGGTGATCGAGATCGATCAGTCCCCGATCGGCCGCACCCCCCGCTCCAACCCGGCGACCTACACCAAGGTGTTCGACGACATCCGTCAGCTCTTTGCCCGCACCCCGGACGCCCGCCTGCGCGGCTACACCGCAGGGAGGTTCAGCTTCAACGTCAAGGGGGGAAGGTGCGAAGCATGCCAGGGACAGGGGAAAGAGAAGATCGAGATGCACTTCCTCCCCGACATCTACGTCCCGTGCGAGGTGTGCAAGGGGACGCGCTACAACCGCGAGACGCTGCAGATCAAGTACAAGGGGAAGTCGATCGCCGACGTGCTCGGGATGTCGGTCGAGGAGGCATTGACGTTCTTCGCCAACATCCCGCGTATCCGGCGCAAGCTTCAGACCCTATACGACGTGGGGCTCTCCTACATCACCCTCGGCCAGCCGGCGACCGAGCTCTCCGGCGGGGAGGCGCAGCGGGTGAAGCTCGCGAAGGAACTATCGAAGCGGGCGACCGGAAGGACTCTCTACATCCTCGACGAGCCGACCACCGGCCTCCACGCCGCCGACGTGGAGAAGCTCCTCGAGGTGCTGCATCGGCTTGTCGACGCTGGAAACACGGTGGTGGTGATCGAGCACAACCTTGACGTGATCAAGACAGCGGATTGGATCATCGATCTCGGCCCGGAGGGCGGAGACGGGGGCGGGCAGGTGGTCGCCGCCGGGACTCCGGAGGAGATCGCGCTTGCTCCCGGCTCGTACACCGGGAGGTACCTGGCCGAGATCCTGCGCGACCGGCTCCCGGCGGGAGCGAGGGGGGAGAGATGA
- a CDS encoding iron ABC transporter permease, which produces MTRKNPRTMLGVLLFSLGVVALASLFIGRFRIGFFSGIAALISGTDPILRAVITRVRLPRILAALCIGANLGVSGAVFQGIFRNPLVDSRILGVSSGAAFGAALALLLSHSPVGVELFAFGFSLLAVGLVILVGERFGASILVLVVTGVLVSAFFNALLGLIKYVADPLDQLPAITYWLLGGLSGVRLGELWPLFVITGIGLSFFLLVRWRLNLLTLDAAEGAALGVAVKRFRLVAIGMGTLLVAASVSVSGIIGWVGLIVPHAARALVGPDHTHLIPASILLGAMTLLLLDDVSRTAISTEIPLGILAGLIGVPAFLFLFMRVMRARGGGWR; this is translated from the coding sequence ATGACCAGAAAGAACCCAAGAACGATGCTGGGGGTGCTCCTTTTCTCTCTGGGGGTGGTGGCACTCGCATCGCTTTTCATCGGGAGGTTTCGGATCGGGTTCTTCTCGGGAATTGCAGCGCTCATCTCCGGCACTGACCCAATCCTGCGTGCGGTGATCACTCGGGTCCGTCTCCCCCGCATCCTTGCTGCCTTGTGCATCGGGGCGAACCTCGGGGTGAGCGGGGCCGTCTTTCAGGGGATATTCCGCAATCCGCTCGTCGACTCGCGCATCCTCGGGGTGAGCTCCGGGGCGGCGTTCGGGGCGGCGCTCGCCCTGCTTTTGTCGCACAGCCCAGTCGGGGTGGAGCTCTTCGCGTTCGGGTTCTCGCTCCTCGCGGTGGGGCTCGTCATCCTCGTCGGGGAGCGGTTCGGGGCGTCGATCCTCGTCCTCGTCGTGACCGGGGTCCTGGTGAGCGCGTTCTTCAACGCGCTGTTGGGGTTGATCAAGTACGTCGCTGATCCGCTCGATCAGCTCCCCGCGATCACTTACTGGCTCCTCGGCGGGCTCTCCGGAGTGCGGCTCGGGGAGCTGTGGCCGTTGTTCGTGATCACCGGGATCGGCCTTTCTTTTTTCTTGCTCGTCCGCTGGCGCCTGAACCTCCTCACCCTGGACGCGGCGGAAGGGGCGGCGCTCGGGGTCGCGGTCAAGCGGTTCCGCCTCGTCGCGATCGGGATGGGGACGCTCCTCGTCGCCGCCTCGGTCTCGGTCAGCGGGATCATCGGTTGGGTCGGGTTGATCGTCCCCCATGCCGCCCGCGCCCTCGTCGGACCGGACCACACGCACCTCATCCCGGCGTCGATCCTGCTCGGGGCGATGACCCTGCTCCTGCTCGACGACGTCTCCCGCACCGCGATCTCGACGGAGATCCCGCTCGGGATTCTCGCTGGATTGATCGGAGTCCCGGCATTTCTGTTTCTGTTCATGCGCGTCATGCGTGCCCGGGGAGGGGGATGGAGATGA
- a CDS encoding DNA recombination protein RmuC: protein MTALTVVLGILAAALIVYLIVRERGGAARVEVESLRGEVREALTASQENLAGQLSQLTARLDSLTDQVRAQLKTAVEISARSGEKIDARLDKATEVIGEVKRSLGALSEANKRIYEVGRDIASLQEILRAPKLRGGLGETFLRDLLGEILPQERFTLQYSFKDGQTVDAVIRLAGHLVPVDAKFPLESFSRLREAESDAERLKIKRALVRDVRAHIDAIADKYIRPGEGTLDFALMYIPAENVYYEVITRDPSLPPDYDLFSYATTRRVVPVSPNSFYAYLQTILIGLNGLRLSENIKLVLGRLEELEGAFSRLENDFQLVGKHLGNSVKRFEDAQRSLTEFRSRLAALTAFKEEDQTTD, encoded by the coding sequence ATGACCGCCCTGACAGTCGTGCTCGGGATCCTGGCTGCTGCTCTCATCGTTTACCTGATCGTCCGGGAGCGGGGCGGGGCCGCCCGGGTCGAGGTCGAATCCCTGCGCGGTGAGGTGCGGGAGGCGCTCACCGCGAGCCAGGAGAACCTGGCCGGCCAGCTCTCCCAGCTGACGGCCCGACTCGACTCCCTCACCGATCAGGTGCGGGCCCAGCTGAAGACGGCGGTTGAGATCTCGGCCCGGTCCGGGGAGAAGATCGACGCGCGCCTGGACAAGGCGACGGAGGTGATCGGGGAGGTGAAGCGGTCGCTCGGGGCGCTGTCGGAGGCGAACAAGCGGATCTACGAGGTCGGCCGCGACATCGCGAGCCTGCAGGAGATCCTGCGTGCTCCCAAGCTGCGCGGTGGGCTCGGGGAGACGTTCCTGCGCGACCTCCTCGGAGAGATCCTTCCCCAGGAGAGGTTCACGCTCCAGTACTCGTTCAAGGACGGTCAGACCGTCGATGCGGTGATCCGCCTCGCCGGGCACCTCGTCCCGGTCGACGCCAAGTTCCCGTTGGAGAGCTTCTCCCGGCTGCGGGAGGCGGAAAGCGACGCAGAGCGGTTGAAGATCAAGCGCGCCCTGGTGCGGGACGTCCGCGCCCACATCGACGCGATCGCCGACAAGTACATCCGCCCGGGGGAGGGGACCCTCGACTTCGCGTTGATGTACATCCCGGCGGAGAACGTGTACTACGAGGTGATAACGCGCGATCCCTCCCTCCCTCCGGATTACGACCTGTTCAGCTACGCCACGACCCGGCGGGTGGTACCGGTCTCCCCGAACTCGTTCTACGCCTACCTGCAGACGATCCTGATCGGGCTGAACGGCCTGCGCCTGTCCGAGAACATCAAGCTCGTCCTCGGGAGGCTGGAGGAGCTGGAGGGCGCGTTCTCCCGGCTCGAGAACGACTTTCAGCTCGTGGGGAAGCACCTGGGAAACTCGGTCAAGCGGTTCGAGGACGCGCAGCGGTCCCTCACCGAGTTCCGCAGCCGGCTCGCCGCCCTCACCGCGTTCAAGGAGGAGGACCAAACCACGGATTAG